Genomic window (Methanotorris formicicus Mc-S-70):
AAAATTTCTTTTTTGCTTTTTTGTTAAGGTATTTCTCAATTAACTCAATAAAATACATTAACTTGACGGGTTTGGAATTACCTAAGTTAAAAATCTCATAATCAAAGTTCTTTTCAATAGCACTTACAATGCCCCCTATAACATCGGATATATACGTAAAATCCCTTTCCATATTTCCATAGTTATAGACCTCAATCTCCTTACCTAACAAAATATTCTTTGTAAATTTGAAATACGCCATATCTGGTCTTCCAAACTCACCATAAACTGTGAAAAACCTCAAACCAACCATTTTAATGCCGTATAAATAATAAGTATAAGCCATTAACTCGTTACTTCTCTTAGTTGCTGCATATAATGAGATTGGATTATCAACCCTATCCTCCTCACTAAAAGGAATCTTTTTATTCCCTCCATAAACTGAAGAGGAAGATGCATAAACAACCTTCTCTATATCAAATCTCCTTGCAAATTCAAAGATATTCAAAGTCCCTAATTCGTTGGATCTAATATAGGCCCATGGATTTTCTAAGGAATATCTAACTCCTGCCTGAGCACCTAAATGAACAATTAAATCAATTTCTTTGTCTTTTAAATTTTCAACCAATCCCTCCCAATCTGAGAAATCTAATTTTATAAACTCATAGTTTTCGTAATTTTTTAAGATTTCATTCCTTTTTTCTTTTAATAGAGGGTTGTAATAATCGTTTAGATTATCTATTCCAATAACTTTTACATCTTCATGGGTATCCAACAAATATTTACTCAGATGAAAACCAATAAATCCAGCACATCCAGTGACTAAAATGTTTCTATATTTCATCTCCCCACCCCATAATATTTAAATCCTAATTTTTTAACCTTTTCAACATCTAAGATGTTTCTTCCATCGAATATAACTTTTTCTTTTACTAAATTTCTTATTTTCTCCCAATCTTCTTTGTTATAGTTGTATTCAGTCGTTATTATTATCCCATCCGCATCTTTAACTGCCTCATATAAATCATCTAATACATATAGGTTGTATCCATAGAATCCCTTGGATTTATCCAGTTTGTACATGTTAATGGTGTTTTCCCTCGCTTTTGCAACGTAATCAAACCCCTTAACAATTGCTCCACTACCTAAAAGTAGATCTATCAACTTTATTGCCCTACTCTCCCTTAAATCGTCAGTATTTGGTTTAAACGCTAAACCTAAGATAGCAAAAACCTTTCCATTTAGGTTTTTATAGTAGTTTTTAATCTTTTCAAAGAACCATTTTATTTGTTCTTCATTAACTTTATCAGTTGATCTGATTAATATTGGCTCTATATTGTTGTTTTCAAACTGTTTTATCAATGCTTTAACATCCTTAGGAAAACAACTTCCGGCATATCCAATTCCAGCATTTAAAAACTTATTTCCAATTCTATCATCCAACCCCATAGCATAACTCACAGTTTTTATATCTGCATTAACTATATCAGATAATTTTGCCAATTCATTTATAAAAGATATTTTTGTTGCTAAGAAAGCATTTGAGGCATATTTTATCAACTCCGCTGTTTCCCAATTAGTTATTATAAAAGGAACATTTTTTTCTTTAAAATAGTTATAAACTTTGTTCATTATTTCTATTGGCTTTTTGTTTTCTAAGTTTTCAAAACCTAAAACTATCCTCTCTGGATTAAAGAAATCATAGACAGCAATCCCCTCCCTTAAAAACTCAGGATTTGAAACAACATCAACATTATAACCACTTAAAAGTTCTTTAACCTTCCTATTTGTCCCTACTGGAACGGTAGATTTTATAACGATAACTTTATAATCGTCTTTGTCTATTGTCTCTTTTATCTTCTCAACTGCAGAAAATAAAAACCTCAAGTCTGCATCACCATCTTTATCTTGTGGGGTTCCAACGCATAGAAATATGACGTCCGATCCCTTTATTGATTCGTAGGATGTTGTGAAAGTTAGATTTTTATTTACATGCTTTTTTAATAATTCTTCTAATCCTTCTTCATATAAAGGACATTCTCCTCTATTTAATGCCTTAACTTTAGTTTCATCAATATCAATTCCAACAACATTAAAACCAAACTCTGCTAAACCAACAGCCTGAATTAAACCAACATAACCAGTTCCTATGACTGAGATCTTCTTCATTAAAATCCCCCCTTGAGTAAGTTATTGATTTGAGAGTTATTAATAAATAAATTTAAAAAAGAAACTAAGAGTATAATTTTTAAATTAGTGGCTCTGGTTGCCTTCCTTTTAAACACGGTAATTCTTCAACACTTATTAAAATGGGCTTTTCAACATCCTTTGCCCTCTCAAGCAAGAGTTCTTTCCCTATCTGACTTAAAGCAAATATTGGAACTGAGACACCAATTTGTGCCTTTATTTTTCCTTTTAAACCTTCTCTAATATTTTTTGAAGCACATGCAGTTACCAAATCAAAATATTCTACAAATTCTTCTGGATTTTCATTAATTCCTGTTGTATGAACCCCGAAGGTGATGATTTTTATTTCTTCATTCTCTAAACTCTTGCACTTTATGGCATCATCTAAACTCGTTAATGAAACCCCTATCCTTTTA
Coding sequences:
- a CDS encoding NAD-dependent epimerase/dehydratase family protein, whose translation is MKYRNILVTGCAGFIGFHLSKYLLDTHEDVKVIGIDNLNDYYNPLLKEKRNEILKNYENYEFIKLDFSDWEGLVENLKDKEIDLIVHLGAQAGVRYSLENPWAYIRSNELGTLNIFEFARRFDIEKVVYASSSSVYGGNKKIPFSEEDRVDNPISLYAATKRSNELMAYTYYLYGIKMVGLRFFTVYGEFGRPDMAYFKFTKNILLGKEIEVYNYGNMERDFTYISDVIGGIVSAIEKNFDYEIFNLGNSKPVKLMYFIELIEKYLNKKAKKKFLPLQDGDVLRTYADLTKSEKFLEYKPKVTIEEGLKRFCNWFLENRDWLLKI
- a CDS encoding UDP-glucose dehydrogenase family protein, whose protein sequence is MKKISVIGTGYVGLIQAVGLAEFGFNVVGIDIDETKVKALNRGECPLYEEGLEELLKKHVNKNLTFTTSYESIKGSDVIFLCVGTPQDKDGDADLRFLFSAVEKIKETIDKDDYKVIVIKSTVPVGTNRKVKELLSGYNVDVVSNPEFLREGIAVYDFFNPERIVLGFENLENKKPIEIMNKVYNYFKEKNVPFIITNWETAELIKYASNAFLATKISFINELAKLSDIVNADIKTVSYAMGLDDRIGNKFLNAGIGYAGSCFPKDVKALIKQFENNNIEPILIRSTDKVNEEQIKWFFEKIKNYYKNLNGKVFAILGLAFKPNTDDLRESRAIKLIDLLLGSGAIVKGFDYVAKARENTINMYKLDKSKGFYGYNLYVLDDLYEAVKDADGIIITTEYNYNKEDWEKIRNLVKEKVIFDGRNILDVEKVKKLGFKYYGVGR